One Archangium violaceum genomic window, GCTCCATGCTCGCGGATGACGAAAGCGGCCTGCTTGTCATGAATGCCGAAGAGAATGCGCGTGGTGGAGAAGTTCCTGTCGGCCAACCACAACTCCCCCGGCCGCACCTGCTCCAGCACCGGCCCCATGAGGGCCCGCTCCTGCGCATGCGCGTCCTCGGCGGGCACCCTATCCACCACCAGGTCCAACTCCGGCGCATACACCACCAGGGACTGTCCGGGCAGCGCCGCTCCGCGAAACTCTCGCAACGGCTTCATCCGCTTCTCACTGGCCGCCAGGTGGTTGCCGTCCAGCACCCGCACCACGTAGCCCTCCGCCCAGGGCGCTCGCCCCTGCCTCATGGGCCTCACCACCGGAGCCAGCCTCTCGGCGCTCCCGCGCACCAGGGCGCCTACCACCTCCGGCTCGGTTCGCTTCACCTTGTCGTACAGCGCCGTGAGGGACACCCCCAACTCGGGGCTCGCCTGGGCCGCCGCATGCAAGGACGGTTTGAGCCCCAGCGCCACCAACCCCATCAGGTCCACCACCGTGGAGAAGAGCAACTCGCGCGTGTACTGTGCTTGTCCCGGTGCCGCTCGAATACCTCCTCCATCCACTCCCGGCTCAGCGCCTGCTGCATCACCAGCCGCACCATCACCGTCAGCGGGCTGCTCTTCTTGAATCGCTCCATGATGGCTTCCAGGGCCATGGCTCCCTCCCTTCGGAGTCGTCCCTGAAACATGACCTCGCCGGTAGCCCCGTGCTGCTCCCTCGCTTTCTTGCTCGCCCCCTCGCTCGCTTTCCTTCCGGAGTAGTATCACCCGCCCGACCTTGAAAGTGGTCACTATAAGCGGGTCGAGGAGTCGGGGGATGGCTCCTGGCGCTTCCACCTGCGCCGCGGCGAGCAACTCCCCGAGCGGATACAGCGGCTGCGGGAACTCCAGGACGACGAGCTGGAAGCAGGCACCTCCCTTCCGCGCCATCTGCTGGAGCGGGAGCACGAGCAGGAAGCGGAGGAGGAGCGCGACCGCGGGCCCAGGCCCTTCAGTGGCACCGAGGTGGACCTCGACCCGCGCCGGCCCAGCGAGGACGTGAGTCCCGTCCTCGCAGACGAGGAGACATCCCCTCCCGCAGAGGGCTACCTCTTCCTGTCAACGCGCGGCAGCATGCGAGCGCTGGAGCGACGGGAGCAGGCCGCCGCCCGCATTCGCGAGGCGACCTGTCCCATGCCACAGCTCGGCCCGCGGCTGGAGGGCCAGCCCGTGCGGACCACGCATTTCCGGCAACTGCCCGGTATCCACTCGGCGGAGCGGTGCAGAGTGGAGGCGGAGATGTGGTAGGGGCGCGCGGCCTGGTTCGAGAGGGAGGGGCGGCGCTCAGGTGGTCGCGGGCGAGACAGAGGGAGCCTGAGCGGCGGCTTCGCGCGACGCCTTCCACATGGGCGGCAGCAGTTCCTCGAGCCGGCGCCGCGGCCAGCCCCGGGAGAGCTTCTCCAGCACGTCGGTCAGGTACGCCTGCGGGTCCACGCCCGCCAGCACGCAGGTGGCCACCAGCGTGTACACGCACACGGCGCGCTCGGCGCCCGCGTCACTGCCGGCGAACAGGTAGTTCTTCCTGCCGACGGCAATCTCCCGCAGCCGCAGCTCCGAGGCGTTGTTGTGCAGTGGCAGCCGTGCGTCTTCCAGGAAGCGCAGCAGCGCCGTCCACTGGTTGAGGGCATAGCGACACGCCTGGGCCAGTGGACTCTTCGGGGGCTCCGCGTTGTAGGTGTTGGCCACCCAGCGTCCCAGTTGCTCGGTAATGGGGCGCGAGAGCACGTCGCGCCTGCGCAGCCGCTCGGCCTCGTCCACCTGCTGCTCGCTGGCCTCGCGCTCCACCTCGAAGAGCCGGCCTATGAGACTGAGCGGCAGCGCCGCCCGCGTGCCGCCGGCTTCCAACGCCTCGACGAAGTAGCGCCGGGCATGGCTCCAGCACCCCACCTCCACCGCAGTGGCGCCCTCGCGCGTAAACAGCTTGTCGTAGCCCTTGTACCCGTCACCAGCAGCCAGCCGGTGCGCCCCTCCAGGAAGGACAGCGGCCCCTCCTGCTTCCAGTCCGGCGTGTACACGAAGGCCGCCCAGGTGGCGTCCCCCAGGTACACCCACATGTGCCCGCGCTTGAGGCCATTGGGGTGCTGTTTGTCGAGCACCTTCAGGTGCGTGTCGTCGCTCCGCAGCACGTGCGAGGCCAGCGCCCTCTGGCCCACCTCCCGCGCCAGTGGCTGGAGGAGGTCGGCCCCCGCCGCCACCCAGTCCGAGAGCGTCGAGGTGCGCAACTCCACACCCTGGCGCGCGTACATTGCGCTCAGCCGGTGCAGCGGCAGGCTGTTTTTGTATTTGGACACCAGCACGTGTGCCACCAGGCCCGGCCCTGGCAACCCCCCTCAATCACCCTGTCGGCGGGAGGTGCCACCACCAGCCCGTCGCCACATGGCCGGCAGGCGTACTTGGGACGCACCTCCTCAATCACCTTGAAGTGGCCGGGCACCCACTCCAATGTCTCGCTCTTCTCCTCGCCACAGCGAGACTTGTCCCGCCCGCACGCCTCACACCGCAGCGCCTCGGGCGGGGGCTGGTGGACGCGCTGCTCGCGCGGCAGGTGGGCGGGCAGCGGGCGGCGTCCGTGTCCCTTGCGCTCCTTCTTCCGCGACTCCTTGTTCGGCGGCTCGGACGCGGGTGGAGCGCCCTGCGCGAGGCCCGCGTCCCCGGCACCAGGCGTCGCCGCCTGCGCCTGCTGAGCACCGGCGTCCTCCTGTCCCAGCTGTGTCAGAAACAGCGAGAGTTGCTCGGCCGACAGCTTCTCGCTGGTGCGGCCAAAGCGCTGGCGCATCGCCTTGAGCAGGCGCAACTCCAACTCGGCGTTCTTCTCCACCAGTTGTGTCAGCAGCCCCACCACCAGCTCAATGGCCTGCTCCTCCTGGCCCTCGGCCAGCAGCCCCCGCGGCAGCGCCGCCACCCCGTGCACGTCCGTCCTCTTCTTGCCGGGGGCCTCACCGCTCATGACGCGCGACATGAGCCACGGCCCGGCCCCTCAACGCAAGAGGTTTTCTCTCACAGGTGACTCCACAGGTGGGGGCTGCCAGCGCGGCCGACGCACGCTGGCCTTCAAATCAATCCCCTCCAGCAGCAGCGTGAGCTCCACCGCCTCGAGCGTCACGGCGCCCGTGTCCTCCGGAAGCGGACGCGGCAGGCGGAAGCTGCCCTTCTCCAGCCTCTTGGAGAAGAGACAGAAGCCGCCCGAGTGCCACCACAGCACCTTCACCATGTCGCGCGTGCGGTTGAAGAAGACGAAGAGGTGTCCACTCAAGGGGTCCTCTCGCAGTACCTGCCGCGCCAACACGGACAGCCCATCAAAGGACTTGCGCATGTCCACCGGCTGGCTCGCCAGGTGGATTCGCACCGAGGAGGGCAG contains:
- a CDS encoding IS66 family transposase zinc-finger binding domain-containing protein; translated protein: MSRVMSGEAPGKKRTDVHGVAALPRGLLAEGQEEQAIELVVGLLTQLVEKNAELELRLLKAMRQRFGRTSEKLSAEQLSLFLTQLGQEDAGAQQAQAATPGAGDAGLAQGAPPASEPPNKESRKKERKGHGRRPLPAHLPREQRVHQPPPEALRCEACGRDKSRCGEEKSETLEWVPGHFKVIEEVRPKYACRPCGDGLVVAPPADRVIEGGCQGRAWWHTCWCPNTKTACRCTG
- the tnpB gene encoding IS66 family insertion sequence element accessory protein TnpB (TnpB, as the term is used for proteins encoded by IS66 family insertion elements, is considered an accessory protein, since TnpC, encoded by a neighboring gene, is a DDE family transposase.); the encoded protein is MLTLPSSVRIHLASQPVDMRKSFDGLSVLARQVLREDPLSGHLFVFFNRTRDMVKVLWWHSGGFCLFSKRLEKGSFRLPRPLPEDTGAVTLEAVELTLLLEGIDLKASVRRPRWQPPPVESPVRENLLR
- a CDS encoding transposase domain-containing protein, which translates into the protein MCVYTLVATCVLAGVDPQAYLTDVLEKLSRGWPRRRLEELLPPMWKASREAAAQAPSVSPATT